Sequence from the Saccharopolyspora pogona genome:
CACGACCCGGCGGGCCACCGAGACCGCGTGGTCGGCGAACCGCTCGTAGAACCGGCCCAGCAGCGTCACGTCCACCGCGGCCGCCACCCCGTACGACCACTCCGGGCTCATCAGCACGGTGAACAGGTGCCGGTGCAGGTCGTCCATCTCGTCGTCGTCTTCTTCGAGCCCGCGCGCGGCCTCGACGTCCTGCGTGCGGATCACGGTGCGGACCCGCCCGGCCAGCTTGACGGCGATCCGACCCATCTCGGCGAAGTACGGCTGCACGTCCTGCGGCAGCACCGCGTTCGGGTGGCGGCGGCGCGCGGTCTTGGCCACGTGCAGCGCCAGGTCGCCCATCCGCTCCAGGTCCTCGGCGGCGTGGATGGTGGAGATCACCGTGCGCAGGTCGCCGGCCACCGGCGCCTGCAGGGCCAGCAGCCCGAAGGCGTGCTCCTCGGCCCGGGCGCGCGCCTCGTCGACCTGGACGTCTTCCTCGATGACC
This genomic interval carries:
- the phoU gene encoding phosphate signaling complex protein PhoU — translated: MREVYQEQLGKLADELASMSAMVGTAMERATKALLETDLELAEQVIEEDVQVDEARARAEEHAFGLLALQAPVAGDLRTVISTIHAAEDLERMGDLALHVAKTARRRHPNAVLPQDVQPYFAEMGRIAVKLAGRVRTVIRTQDVEAARGLEEDDDEMDDLHRHLFTVLMSPEWSYGVAAAVDVTLLGRFYERFADHAVSVARRVVFTVTGKMPTG